GTGTCCGCCATGGAGACATCGACGAAGCCCAAGATATTGATCTTGGCATCTTTATCGGGCGGCTATGCCGGAGCGGATTCGGTTGGACAGGCGCATCGGGATTACGCCGCGAACACGTATATTCTGCCCGTGCGATCCCCGGCGATGTTTTCTCCGGATTTTTACCTACAGGCCTTTTCGGAGGGAATCGACGCCATCCTGGTAATGTACAGCGGCACCGATTGCCCTTACGAGGGGGCGGCGGACGTCACGGCGCAGCGCCTCAACGAAACCTACCCCTTGATGAAGGAGCGCGGCATCGACACGCGGCGCTTGAAGCTCGTGGCGATCTGCACGGTGTGCACGGATTCCTTCATGCGCGAAATTCAACGCATGAACGACGTGCTCGCCGAGATCGGCCCCGTGGCGAACGAGGTCTCGAAACAGCCGGTCCTTTAATCCGGTTCAATTGCTGCAAGGTGCGGAAAGGGTGTGCGTATGGCCCGAGAAAAAATCAACGTGGACGTCATGGTCGTCGGCGGGGGGATCGCAGGTATGCAGACGGCGCTGGATCTCGCTGACCAGGGCTTTCAAGTGGCGCTCGTGGAGCAAGAGCCCAGCATCGGCGGGAAGATGATCGCCTTGAGCAAGGTCTTTCCGACGTTGGACTGCTGCAGCTGTATCACCACCCCGAAAATGTCCGCGGTGGCGCATCACGAGAACATCCGCTTGATGACCTATACCGAAGTGCAGTCCGTAGCCAGAGAATCGGGACGCTTCCAGGCGCAGCTGCTCAAGCAT
The Anaerolineales bacterium DNA segment above includes these coding regions:
- a CDS encoding hydrogenase iron-sulfur subunit produces the protein METSTKPKILILASLSGGYAGADSVGQAHRDYAANTYILPVRSPAMFSPDFYLQAFSEGIDAILVMYSGTDCPYEGAADVTAQRLNETYPLMKERGIDTRRLKLVAICTVCTDSFMREIQRMNDVLAEIGPVANEVSKQPVL